Proteins from a genomic interval of Quercus robur chromosome 9, dhQueRobu3.1, whole genome shotgun sequence:
- the LOC126699626 gene encoding uncharacterized protein LOC126699626, which translates to MAISDQWASYREDDVGKAQKVKDMILSDLWWDNIDYILEFTAPIYDMLRIADTDKPCLHLVYEMWDSMIEKVKAVIYRHEGLEDDQYSSFWVVVYDILIDRWTKNSTPLHCLAHSLNPKYYSIEWISENPKRIPPHRDHEISMERSKCLERYFEDENDLTVVKYEFAKFSGGRFPSPSALTDRWTLLPLVWWQYHGSAFPTLQTLALKLLGQPCSSSCAERNWSTYKFIHSLKRNKMAPARAEDLVYVHSNLRLLSRRNEEYIHTATKMWDIAGDSWNESDMHGGAGILENAALTLDEPELEAIVIGNVNTSATTSESEVRSEAIDLEDDDICV; encoded by the exons ATGGCTATTAGTGACCAATGGGCTTCTTATAGGGAGGATGACGTTGGAAAAGCTCAAAAGGTGAAAGATATGATTCTAAGTGATCTTTGGTGGGATAATATTGATTATATCCTTGAATTCACGGCACCCATTTATGATATGCTACGAATAGCCGACACAGATAAGCCTTGTCTTCATCTTGTGTATgagatgtgggattccatgatAGAGAAGGTGAAAGCAGTGATATATCGACATGAAGGCTTGGAAGATGATCAATATAGCTCATTTTGGGTTGTGGTGTATGATATACTCATTGATCGGTGGACTAAAAATTCTACACCACTACATTGCTTGGCTCATTCCTTAAATCCTAA GTATTATTCCATTGAATGGATTTCGGAGAATCCAAAACGCATCCCTCCACATCGGGATCATGAAATTTCTATGGAAAGAAGCAAGTGTTTGGAGCGATACTTTGAAGATGAGAATGACTTAACGGTGGTGAAGTATGAGTTTGCTAAATTTTCAGGAGGGAGGTTTCCTTCACCAAGTGCCTTGACGGATAGGTGGACCTTACTACCGTTGGTTTGGTGGCAATACCATGGCTCCGCATTTCCAACTCTTCAAACCCTTGCCCTTAAACTTCTTGGACAACCTTGCTCATCCTCATGTGCTGAGAGAAATTGGAGCACgtacaaattcattcattccttaaaaagaaacaaaatggctcCTGCACGCGCTGAGGATTTGGTATATGTGCATTCTAATCTTCGACTCTTGTCAAGGCGCAATGAAGAGTACATACATACCGCAACAAAGATGTGGGATATTGCGGGAGACTCTTGGAATGAGAGCGACATGCATGGAGGAGCTGGAATTCTTGAGAATGCAGCTCTTACACTTGATGAGCCAGAGTTGGAGGCTATAGTTATTGGGAATGTTAACACTAGTGCTACTACTAGTGAAAGTGAAGTTCGAAGTGAAGCTATTGATCTTGAGGATGAtgatatttgtgtttga